In the Sandaracinus amylolyticus genome, CATCGACGGAGCGAGCGGCCCCGAGACCCGCGAGGCGCTGCTCCTGCTCGCGTCGCGCGGCGCGGGCACGGTGCTCGGCGTGCGCAGCGCGCCGACCGGCTCGGCGCTCGATCACCTCGAGGCGCTCGCGGGCCTCGGCGGTGGCGCGGACACGCTCGGTCGCCTCATCGCGTCGGCGGTCCACGTCGTCGTGAAGCTCGGTCGCGACGCCAACGGCGTGCGCCGCGTGGTCTCGATCGCCGAGGTCACGAGCGACGAAGGGATCCCGACGGCGCAGGACCTCTGGGTCCACACCGGCGAGTTCCACGCGACCGGGAACAAGGCGACCTTCCAGTCCTGACGGCCGTGCGCGAGCCCACGATCGGGCTGGATCAGCGATGATCCGCCCCGATCCGTGGGCTTGACGCAATTGACGCGTCGCGTTACCCCCGCCGCATGGAGGTGTCCATGCAGAGCCTGTGGGAGGCGATCGATCGCCGTCGGGAGGACGTCGTCGCGCGAGGCAGCGCGTACGTGCGCGATCACGTCATCGTTCGGCGCACGCGCGAGACGGGCGCCCAGCTGCTCGGCCGCGCGGAGCGCGAGGCCACGAAGCTCCAGACCACGATCGCGTCGCGCCGCGGCGTGCTCAACGGCAAGCCGATCGAGAAGCTCGAGCGTCGTGTGCTGACGACGATCGAGACCGTGCTCGAGCGCGTCGGTCTGCAGCTGCGCGACCGCATCCAGCGCCTGACGCCGGGCGCGAAGATCACCGCGATCGAGCCCGAGACGGCGGCGCAGCCCGAGGACGCGACGCTCGTCGACGAGAGCGAGGCGCGCGCCGACGCGCCCGCGCGTGCGGCTGCCCGTGCGCCGAAGAAGAAGCGCATCCGCGTCGCGGTCGAGGACGCGGCCACGCCTTCGGAGACCGTGAGCGTCGAGCCGGAGGCAGCGCCGGTGCGCAAGACGTCGAACGGCCACGCGGCGCCCAAGCGCATCGCGAAGCCGCTCGCGACGAAGCCCGAGCGTCCGGCCGCGCGCCGCGGCACCAAGGCCGCAGCCGCCGCGAAGGCGTCGACGCGCTGGGTCGGCAAGGCCGCGGACGCCGAGGTCGACCAGCTCTCGGAGCTCTCGGCGAAGGCGCTCCTCGCGCGCATCCCCGAGCTCGACGAGGCGTCGTGCCGGGCGCTCCTCGCGCGCGAGAAGGACGGCAAGAAGCGCAAGACGATCGTCGACGCGCTCGCCGCTCGTCTTCCTTCCTGAAGCGCGAGCTCGTCCCGGGGTGTCGCACGGCGCGCACGCCGCGAACGCTGCTTCACGGCGGCGCTCGTGGGGTCGCGCTCGTCCGCGTGAAGATCGCGTGCGTCGCGTGCGTCCTCGGGCTGCGGGGAGGCAGGGCATCTTCTTGCAGGGGTGCCGCCCCGCATGGTTCGATGGCCTTCCTTTTCGACGGACGGATGTCCGTCGCGCCCGCGCTTCGGAGAGCAACGCATGCGAACGAGTCGGTGGCTCCTCGGTCTCGTCCTCCTGATCGGCGCGATGGCGCTCGCGGGAGGCTGTCGCTCACGTCGTGCGGTGAGCGGCGTCGTGACGAGCGGAGGTGAGCGACCGCGCGGGGGCACGGTGCAGGTCGGCGGTGGGACCGAGGTCGCGCACGGCTCGCCGCGCGAGCAGCTCGAGCAGTACGACCGCCTGCTGCGCGCGCAGCAGTACGTGCCGGTCGGGCCCGCGACCCACGGCACGCTGCAGCCCAACGGCATCACCGCGTACATGATCGACGTGCAGCGCGGCCACTGTTACTCGGTCGCGCTCTTCGGCGCGCAGGGCACCGACGTGAACCTCGTGATGCTCGATCCCGCGGGACGCGCGATCGGCCACGACGTGCGCCCCGACGAGCACCCGTGGGTCAGCTTCTGCGCGGCGCGCCCCGGGCGCTTCGTCGCGCGCATCCAGATGGCGCGCGGGCAGGGCGAGTTCTTCTTCGCGCCGTACTTCGTGCGCGGCCGTCAGCCGGTCGATCTCGCCGGGTTCTTCGGTGGCGCCGCGAGCGGCCCGCAGGTCGCGCAGATCGACGAGGGCACGACGCAGCGCCTCGCGGCGCTCGATCAGCAGATGTCGAGCCAGCGCTACCAGCGCATCGGCGACCCCAGCGGCCTCCTGCTGCGCAACCGCGAGGAGCGCGTGTTCGCGCTCTCGCTCGAGCAGGGTCGCTGCTACTCGTTCGCGACGCTCGGCGGGCCGGGCACGACCGACACCGACGTGTTCCTGCAGGACGGCTCGGGTCAGCGCCTGCAGGCCGACACGCGCACCGATCGCGACGCGATGGTGCAGTACTGCGCGCCCGACGACGGCAACTACACGCTGCAGGTGCGCAACTTCGGCGGTGAGGGCCCGGTGTTCACCGTCGCGTACGCGCAGCAGGTCGCGGGTCAGGCGCAGGCGAGCGAGCCGGTGGTGCCGGTGATCGCGACGACGTCGAGCGCGGGCGCGGGGCTCGACGAGAACTTCGCGCTGCTCGACGCCGACATGCGCGCGCGCGGCTACGAGAGCCTCGGCGAGTCGCAGCGGGGTCAGCTCGCGGAGGGCGGCGAGCAGTCGTACGCGGTCTCGCTCGAGGGCGGCAAGTGCTACGCGATCCTCGCGGTGGGCGACTCGGGCGTGCGGGACATGTCGCTCTCGCTGCGCGACGCGGCGGGGCGCGAGGTGGATCGCGACGAGGCCGGCGATGCGCGACCGACCGCGCGCGTGTGCCCCGAGCAGACGGGCAACTACACGATGGCCGTGCGGATGGTGAGCGGCACCGGCGGCTACGTGTACGCGGCGTATCGCTGGCCGCGCGGCACGCGCCTCGGTGATCTCGCGGGCATCCTCTACGTGCGTCTCGCCGAGGTCACGGCGCTGCTCAACGTCGAAGGGTTCCTGCCGGATCCCGGCTACTCGCTCGATCGCGGGCGGCTGCGCCGCGAGGGCCAGACCGCGACCCACTCGGTGCAGCTGAGCGGCGGGCAGTGCTACTCGATCGTCGTGGTGGGCGGCGAGGGCGTGCGCGACCTCGACGTGGCGCTCTCGCAGGGCGCGACGCAGGTCGCGTCGGACGTGGGCGCGCGGAACGCGTTCCCGAGCGTGCGCCACTGCGCGAGCACCGACGGGCAGTTCACGGTGACCGTGAGCGCAGCCTCGGGCGCGGGCGACTACGTCTATCAGATCTTCTCGCAGCAGGGCGGACAGGGCGTCGGGCAGTAGCGCTCGTCGCGGACATCGCGTGCCGAGAGATGTCCGTTCCCCGGCGCGGGGAACGGCCATCTCTCGTCCGTCCGACGAGCTACATCGTTCGCGTGCACGGGTGTCCGATCCACGCAGGAGAGAATCGATCGGACCGGAGGCGACGAGCCGCGGTGCCCGCGCGCTCGCCCGGCGTCAGGGCTGACCGCTCTCGCCTTCGGCGAGCGGCGCCAATGCCGATGCGGCCTCCACGATCGTGTCGGCGAGCACGGCGTCGAGGCCGGGAGCTCCGAGCCGTTGCTGCTCGCGCATGGCGTCGAGCGCGAGCAGCTCGGCGGCGCGGTCTCCGCGGTGGTGCGCCACCCAGAATGCGCGGGCGGCGTCGAGGAGCTCGCCGGGATCGCGGTCGCGCAGCCCGGGTGGCACGCCGTCGGCGTCGGCGCAGGGCGCGCGCCGCGTCACGTCGATTCGCGGGACCACGAGGTCGACGTCGAGCACTGCGTCGCCGGGCGCGGCGCACAGGAACGCGGCGTGTCTCGGCTCGAGCGTGACCAAGCGGAACGAGCGCCCGGGGTGCAGCCACGCGAGCATCCTGCTGTGCCCGCTCTGGCCGTCGATCAGGCCGACGTAGAAGTCGCTGTCGCACTCCGCCCGGTAGCGCTCGGACTCGACGAACACGACGGGAACGATCCCGGTGTGGCGGCGTGTCGCGTCGGCGACCGCGCGCTCGATCGACGCCGCGTCGTCTCGGAGCCAGCGCCGATCCCACGTGAACGCGTCGCCGACCACGATGATCGCCAGGCACGCCGCGCCCACGTTGGCGGCGACGAGCGCCGCGCGACCGGAGCTCGCCGCGCGCTCGAGCGCGCGGAGCGGTAGGTCCAGCAACGCGGCGGTCAGCAGCGCTGGGCCGAGGTTGGCGAGGCTCATGAAGTACGGGTTGTGGTAGCTCGCCATCAGCACGAACGGCGCGTACGCGACCACCGCCCACGCGACCGCGAGCGCGACCACGCGGGCCATCGCGACGACCCCCACCGGCTCCTGCCGCCACCGCAGGTAGATCGCAGCCGTGACGATCGAGAGCGTCAGGAGCCCGCCGAAGCGCCCGAGCCACTCGCTCGCGATCGACCGCCAGAAGAACGCCGTGCTGGGCCCGATCGCCTCGAGCACGATCGCGTGCGTGCCGCGCGCCGCGCCCGAGAAGAGCGCGGCGCGAGCACCGAGGAGCCCGAGGAAGGCGAGCACGAACAGCACGGCGGACCGCGTTCGGAAGAACGCCAACGACGCCGGGACGCCGTCACGGAAGACCCGCACGACCGCGAGCAGCGGCAGCGTGACCACCACGATCTCGTGGGTGACGAAGCCGAGCGCGAGGAGCGGCAGCGACACCGCGAGCCGCGGCTGTGGGCGCGTCGTCTCGATCAGCAGCGCCAGCACGACGACGCGCCCCTGCACCGCCTCGACGGAGGCGAGTGAGTCGAGGCAGGCAGCGGTGGACGCGGTGAAGAAGCCGGCGAGGGCGGCGATGACGGCAACTCGAACCGACGCTCCGAGCTGGACGAAGAGGCGCGCCGCGAGCGGGATCGAGACCAAGTGGAACAGCAAGCAGGCGACCGCGATGGGCCGTGGGTCCACGCCGAAGAGTCGTCGCGACGCGGCGAAGAGCAGCACCGACGTGAGCCGGACCGTCTCGGAGCCACGGAGCTCCGCGACGAAGCGATCGAGCGCCGCGCCGCGCTCGAGCCAGGTCCAGTCGTTGAAGAGGAACGGCGTCGAGAGCTGCAACCACGAGAACCGCACAAGGGCGACCGCGATGACCAGCGCGGTCACGGCGAGCCCGAGGCGGAGTGGTCCCTCCGCGTCGCGTCGTGGGTCGAGGTGTGGAGGTGCGCTCACGTCGCCCGGGAAAGTACCGCCCGCGCCGCGGGCTTGGAACCGGCGCCCGCGCCGCCAGCTCGGACCCCGAGTGTCCGGTCGTTCGCGTCAGCCCGCCCGCAGCAGCATCACGAGCCCGGCGATGCTCACCGCGAGCACGATCGCCGCGAGCGCGTAGATCACGATCTCCGCGGTGCCCATCTTCGGCGCGACCGGCGGGAGCGTGGGCGTGCTCCTCGGCGCGACGACCTCGGGCTCGCCGGTGGGCGCTTCGGGATCGTCGGCCGGCGCCGTCTCGCTCGTCGCCGTGACCACCGGCTCGAGCGGAGGCGGCTCGGGCATCGCCTCGTCGGGCGCTTGCTCCGCCGCGCGCAGCGCGCTCTCGGTCGGGTCCTCGTAGACCAACACCGTCGCGCCGATCACCAGCTCGTCGCGATCGACCAGGCGCTTCTCGGGCAGCGCGCGCTCGTTGACCACGAGGCCGTTCTTGCTGCCGCGATCGCGCGCGATCACGCCGTCGAGATCGACCACCAGATCGACGTGCTCGCGCGACGCATCGGCGTCGGAGAGCACGAGGTCGCAGGTGTCGGCGCGACCGATCACCAGACGCGCCGGCGGCGGCGGGATCTCGAGCACCACGCCTTCCTGCGCGCCGTTCATCACGACCACGCGCGCGCTCGTCGACGTGCTCGCGCCGAGCACCTCGCGCAGCAACCGCCGCGCGAGCGACGACGTGCGCTCGGCGTTCGCCGTGGACGTGACCGGCACGCCCTCCTTCCACGAGAGCACGAACGCGCCGATCTCGATGCGATCCCCATCGCGCAGCGGCTTCGCGCGCTCCGGCACCAGCTTCGTGCCCTGCACGCGCGTCCCGTTCGTCGCGCCGTGATCGACGATCACGTAGCGCCCCGCGCGCAGCTCGATCGTCGCGTGCCGCGTGCTCACCGACGTGTGCGGCAGACGAACGTCCGCGCCTGCTCCGCGCCCGATCAGGATCCGATCCTGATCGAACTCGTAGACCGCGTCCTCCTGCCCGACGCCCGTCCCGCGCTCGCGCGGGCTCACCGAAAGCCGCACGCCCATGCGACGAGGGCCGAACCTGCGCCGTGTGGCGCGCGCGGTCAAATGATCCGCCACGCGCCCTGTCGGAAACTGGACGGCGATCGATCGCTCGGGCTTTCTCCGGCTCGGAGACAGGAGCCTCACATGGAAGCGCAGATCGAACGCCGCTCGTACGGTCTTCCCCGGATGCCCGTCGACCTTCTCGTCGAGCTCTCGAACGAGGGCGACGACGAGGTGTTCGAGGCAGACGCGGTCGACCTCGGGCCAGGCGGGATCGGCCTCCGCGCCGCGGTGCTGCCCGAGGTCGGGCAGCGGCTGCGCTGTCGCTTCGAGGTGCCGGGCGCCGTCGAGGCGTGCGAGGCGCAGGGCGAGGTCGTGTGGGCCGCCGACGCGGGCCGCTGGAGCGGGAGCTTCGGCGTGCGCTTCGACGGGCTCGATGCGCGCGCCGCCGAGGCGCTCGACGCGATCGCGCCTGCGCCGGTCGAAGACCCCGGCACGCCCGAGGAGCTGCGCGCGCCGCGCATCGTGAAGGTGCGCCTCGATGGCGTCGCGAGCGCGATCGAGGGCGAGATCGCGAGCGAGGGCGGCGAGTCGATCTCGATCGAGCAGGCGATGCCGTTCCTGCAGATCGGGCGTGGCGCCGAGATCGACGATGGCGGCGCGAAGGTGCGCGCGGTGCTGGAGCGCGTGCGGCTGCGCGTCGAGAACGGGACGCCGCGTCTCGTGCTCGAGCTCGCGCCGGAGACCGCGCCCGCCGAAGCACCGAGCGCCGATGCGACGATCCAGGACGAGCCGCTCGAGTCGCTGATCGCGCGCGCGAAGGACGACGAGGAGTCGCTGCCCGACGCGTCGATCGAGCGCGCACCGATCGAGCGGCGCGAGCCCTCGAAGAAGATCGCCGCGCCGACCAAGGTGCGCCGCGAGCGCGAGGCGCCGCGGGTGATCGCGCGCGAGGAGATCGCGGCCTCCGAGCCCGCGGCCGACGAGGAAGCGCCGATCGTGATCAAGGCGCGCGCCTTCGCGGCGCAGGCGCGGCCCGCGCTCGCGAGCGGATGGGCGAAGACCAAGTCGTTCTCGGCGCTCGTCGTCGCGCGCTCGGGCCCCTGGCTCGTGCGGGTGCGCGACGCGATCGTCGCGGCGTGGCGTGCTCTCGCGTCGCGCGTCGCCGTGCGCGCGCCGCGTCTCGCGCCGATGCTCGGTCAGCCGGCGCGCCGTCGCACCACCTCCGCGCCGCCGGTCGCGACCGCGGCGCAGCCGGTGCGTCGTGCGCGCGGCGCGGCGCCGGTCGTCGAGGCGCCCGCGAAGGGCCGTGCCCGCGGCATGGCGATCGGCGCGATCGCGATCGTCGCGGTCGGTCTCGCGGTGTACGGCCTCGCATCGCGCCCCGAGGCGCCGAGCGACGAGATCGACGTGCATCGCCCGGTCGACGTGCCGGCCGCGCTGCCGGCGACGCCGACCCTCGCGGTGCCGGTGACGGTGCCCGAGACCTACGAGCCGATCGCGCCTCCCGAGCCGGTCGCGGCCGCGCCGACGCCGGGCTGGGATCGCGCGATGCCCGAGCCCGCGACCGCCGCGGGCCCGATCGCGGCGCCGAGCTATCCGTCGATCGACGATCGCCGCGAGGTCGTCGTGCCGGCCGAGGACGAGCCCGCGACCACGACGACGACGACGACCGCGACGCGCAGCATGGAGTTCGGCGCGGCGAGCGTGGAGCGCGGCCGCACCACCGCGCTGCGCATGAGCGCGCCGGTGCAGTCGATCGAGGGCCTCGCGGATGCAGGCGGGTTCACGGTGACGGTGCACGGCGCGCTCTCGCTCGACCGCGCCGCGCCGCTCGCCGCCGCGAACTCCGCGATCGAGCGCGCGTCGATCATCAACCGCGGTGATCACTGCGTGCTGACGATCCGCTTCGTCACCGGGCGCACCCCGCCCTACCGCGTGGTCGCGAACGGCACGTCGCTCGAGGTCACCTTCGGGCGGTGAGCCCCTGCCGGAGTGCTCGTCCCGCCGGTCCCGGATGGGAGCGCGCGGGCGAGCCGAGCTTCGACAGCTTTCGAGCCGGTCACGTTCGTCGGCCTCGTCGCCACGTGATCTCGGGCGCGCGGGGAAGAACGAGAGATCGCGCGCCCGTTCCGTACGTCCGAGAGGGCCTTGCACCGCGATACCAACTCCACGAGCGCGAGCGAACGTCGAGGGAGCAGCTTCTCGGCGCGTCTGCTCGCGCCGTTCGCGTCGGTGCGCGCCGACGAAGCGCCCACGGTGCTCCTGATGGCGGCGCAGGCGTTCGTCCTGCTCACCGTCTACTACCTGCTCAAGCCGGTGCGCGAGTCGTGGATCCTCCCCGGCGGCGCCGAGCTCAAGACGTACGCCGCTGCGGTGCAGGCGATCGCGCTGGTCGGCGTCGCCAAGGGGTACGACGTGCTCGCGCGCCGGGTGCGTCGCGATCGGCTGGTCGCGATCGCGACCACGATCGCGATCGTGTGCCTCGTCGCGTTCCACGCGGCGTCGCAGGCGGGCCTCGACGTGGGCCTCGCGTTCTATCTCTGGCTGGGCGCGTTCCAGCTCCTGCTGATCGCGCAGTTCTGGTCGTTCGCGAGCGATCTCTACACGCCGGAGCAGGGCCGTCGTCTCTTCGCGGTCCTCGGCGCGGGCGCGGCGATCGGATCGGTGTGCGGTGCCCAGATCGCGCGCGTGGTGATGCGCGTCGTCGAGACGCCCTCCACGCTCCTGCTCGCCGCGGCCGCGCTCTTGCTCGCGGTGCCGGTGCTGACCTCGATCGCGCACCGGCGTCATGCGCCCTCGCGCCGTGCGCGAGATGCTGCGCCGCCCGCGCCGGTCGCGGTGCCCGAGCCCGCCGATCGCGGCGTCGTCGCGCGCGTGCTGGGCGATCCCTACCTGCGCCTCGTCGCGCTGTTCACGGTGCTGCTCAACGCGATCGCGACGCTCGGCGAGTACGCGCTCGATCGTTCGCTGCTCGATGCCGCGGCGATCGCCGTCGCGCACCACGAGTCGCCGAGCGTCGAGCACTACGTCGGTGCGTTCAAGGCCGACTACTACTCGGCGATCAACGCGGTGGTGCTCGTGCTGCAGCTCTTCGCGGTGTCGCGGGTGCTGACGGTCTACGGCGAGCGCGCCGCCCTCGCGATCATGCCGGTGTTCGTCGTCGCGAGCGCGATCGTCACCCTCGGCGCGTCGATGGTGCTCCCGATGCTCGCGGTGCTCGCGACCGCGCGGGTGGTCGAGAACGGCCTGATGCACTCGGTGCAGAGCACCGCGCGACAGACGCTCTTCCTCGTCGCGACGCGCGACGGACGCTGGAGCGGCAAGGCGTTCATCGACACCGTGACGTGGCGTGCCGGCGACGTGCTCGGCGCGATCTCGGTCGCGGTGCTCGCGTGGTGCGGCGCCGGCACGAGCGCGGTGATCGCGCTCGTCGGCGTGCTCGGCGTCACCTGGTTGCTCGTGGTCGCAGCGTTGGGCCGAGAGCACCGCGCCCGCGTCGCGCTCGCGCGCGGCTGATCGGAAGATCAACCGCAGAGGACCGCAGAGAAGGCGAATTCTCGCGGCGGCTCAGCGCGAAGCAGCGCGGCGCGGGAAGCGCAGCCGGAACGTGGTGCCCGAGCGCTCCACGCGGTGGCGGCTCGACACTTCGATCGTGCCGCCGTGCTGCTGCACGATGTTGCGCACGATCGAGAGCCCGAGGCCCGTTCCCTTGCCCTCGCCCTTCGTCGAGAAGAACGGCTCGAACACGTGATCGACGTGGTCGCGGGCGATGCCCGGCCCGTCGTCCTCCACCTCGACCCGCAGCGACTCGT is a window encoding:
- a CDS encoding NTP/NDP exchange transporter — protein: MHRDTNSTSASERRGSSFSARLLAPFASVRADEAPTVLLMAAQAFVLLTVYYLLKPVRESWILPGGAELKTYAAAVQAIALVGVAKGYDVLARRVRRDRLVAIATTIAIVCLVAFHAASQAGLDVGLAFYLWLGAFQLLLIAQFWSFASDLYTPEQGRRLFAVLGAGAAIGSVCGAQIARVVMRVVETPSTLLLAAAALLLAVPVLTSIAHRRHAPSRRARDAAPPAPVAVPEPADRGVVARVLGDPYLRLVALFTVLLNAIATLGEYALDRSLLDAAAIAVAHHESPSVEHYVGAFKADYYSAINAVVLVLQLFAVSRVLTVYGERAALAIMPVFVVASAIVTLGASMVLPMLAVLATARVVENGLMHSVQSTARQTLFLVATRDGRWSGKAFIDTVTWRAGDVLGAISVAVLAWCGAGTSAVIALVGVLGVTWLLVVAALGREHRARVALARG
- a CDS encoding PilZ domain-containing protein — protein: MPVDLLVELSNEGDDEVFEADAVDLGPGGIGLRAAVLPEVGQRLRCRFEVPGAVEACEAQGEVVWAADAGRWSGSFGVRFDGLDARAAEALDAIAPAPVEDPGTPEELRAPRIVKVRLDGVASAIEGEIASEGGESISIEQAMPFLQIGRGAEIDDGGAKVRAVLERVRLRVENGTPRLVLELAPETAPAEAPSADATIQDEPLESLIARAKDDEESLPDASIERAPIERREPSKKIAAPTKVRREREAPRVIAREEIAASEPAADEEAPIVIKARAFAAQARPALASGWAKTKSFSALVVARSGPWLVRVRDAIVAAWRALASRVAVRAPRLAPMLGQPARRRTTSAPPVATAAQPVRRARGAAPVVEAPAKGRARGMAIGAIAIVAVGLAVYGLASRPEAPSDEIDVHRPVDVPAALPATPTLAVPVTVPETYEPIAPPEPVAAAPTPGWDRAMPEPATAAGPIAAPSYPSIDDRREVVVPAEDEPATTTTTTTATRSMEFGAASVERGRTTALRMSAPVQSIEGLADAGGFTVTVHGALSLDRAAPLAAANSAIERASIINRGDHCVLTIRFVTGRTPPYRVVANGTSLEVTFGR
- a CDS encoding FHA domain-containing protein — its product is MGVRLSVSPRERGTGVGQEDAVYEFDQDRILIGRGAGADVRLPHTSVSTRHATIELRAGRYVIVDHGATNGTRVQGTKLVPERAKPLRDGDRIEIGAFVLSWKEGVPVTSTANAERTSSLARRLLREVLGASTSTSARVVVMNGAQEGVVLEIPPPPARLVIGRADTCDLVLSDADASREHVDLVVDLDGVIARDRGSKNGLVVNERALPEKRLVDRDELVIGATVLVYEDPTESALRAAEQAPDEAMPEPPPLEPVVTATSETAPADDPEAPTGEPEVVAPRSTPTLPPVAPKMGTAEIVIYALAAIVLAVSIAGLVMLLRAG